The following proteins are encoded in a genomic region of Limosilactobacillus reuteri subsp. reuteri:
- the purB gene encoding adenylosuccinate lyase has product MIDRYTSPEMKKIWSLETQYQCWLDVEIATDEAWSELGHIPAEDVEKIKKNAKFSVEGIAEIEAVTHHDVIAFTRDVSKSLGPERKWVHYGMTSTDVVDTAQGLRLKKANDILRQDIDNFMDVLKELAEKYKYTVCMGRTHGIHAEPTTFGLKAARWYSEMKRNKERFEHAAKGVEAGKISGAVGTFAEIDPFVEEYVCKKLGLRPQEISTQVLPRDLHAEYIATIALIGTSMEEMATEIRSLQRTEIHEVEEHFAKGQKGSSAMPHKRNPIGSENITGCARMLRGFMVPAYEDVSLWHERDISHSSAERMILPDATSLLDYMLRRFGRILKNLDVFPETMKKNMDKTLGLIYSGRVLLKLVNSGMTREAAYDLIQPYTAKCWAEQIPFRPLLEDDPTIQKQLTKEDLDDAFDYHWHLRHVDDIYKRLGLD; this is encoded by the coding sequence ATGATTGATCGTTATACCAGTCCAGAGATGAAAAAGATTTGGAGCTTAGAAACACAATACCAATGTTGGTTAGATGTTGAGATTGCTACTGATGAAGCGTGGAGTGAGCTTGGGCATATTCCGGCAGAAGATGTGGAGAAGATTAAAAAGAATGCTAAATTTTCTGTAGAGGGAATTGCAGAGATTGAAGCAGTGACCCATCATGATGTGATTGCTTTTACCCGTGACGTTTCTAAATCATTGGGGCCTGAACGAAAGTGGGTTCACTATGGAATGACGAGTACAGATGTAGTTGATACTGCACAAGGCTTGCGTTTAAAAAAGGCGAACGATATCCTTCGTCAAGATATTGATAACTTTATGGATGTCCTTAAAGAATTAGCTGAAAAATATAAGTACACAGTTTGTATGGGACGAACACATGGTATCCATGCCGAACCAACGACTTTTGGCTTAAAAGCTGCTCGGTGGTATTCAGAAATGAAGCGTAATAAAGAACGTTTTGAACATGCTGCTAAGGGTGTTGAAGCGGGTAAAATTTCTGGTGCAGTAGGAACTTTTGCTGAAATTGACCCATTTGTTGAGGAATATGTCTGCAAAAAACTTGGCTTACGTCCTCAAGAAATCTCCACACAAGTTCTTCCGCGAGATTTGCATGCTGAATATATTGCTACCATTGCGCTTATTGGAACAAGTATGGAAGAAATGGCAACCGAGATTCGCTCTCTTCAACGAACGGAAATCCATGAAGTCGAAGAACACTTTGCCAAGGGACAAAAAGGATCTTCTGCTATGCCACATAAGCGTAATCCAATTGGCTCAGAAAACATTACTGGTTGTGCGCGGATGCTTCGTGGCTTTATGGTACCTGCTTATGAAGATGTTTCGCTTTGGCATGAACGGGATATTTCTCATTCCAGTGCAGAGCGAATGATTTTACCAGATGCAACTTCATTACTTGATTACATGTTGCGGCGTTTTGGTCGAATCTTAAAGAATCTCGATGTATTCCCTGAAACAATGAAGAAGAATATGGATAAGACATTGGGCTTAATTTACAGTGGTCGGGTTCTTTTGAAGTTGGTTAACAGTGGAATGACTCGGGAAGCAGCTTATGATTTGATTCAACCATATACCGCTAAGTGCTGGGCAGAACAGATTCCGTTCCGTCCATTATTGGAAGATGACCCAACAATTCAAAAGCAATTAACTAAAGAAGATCTTGATGATGCCTTTGATTACCACTGGCACCTCCGCCATGTTGATGACATTTATAAACGATTGGGATTAGACTAA
- the purK gene encoding 5-(carboxyamino)imidazole ribonucleotide synthase: MIKQKKVGSILNKFIPQGSTIGIIGGGQLGQMMALDAKQTGMKVIILDPTPNCPAGQVADEQIVAPYADTKAIEKLADKADVLTYEFENVDLNALEDVQDRVYLPQGTNLLYTTKNRLREKNFLRQAGVKTAPFMAVHTSAELKDAVKKIGYPAVLKTSEGGYDGHGQEVLRNKDDLDKCAPILATGDCILEGWVPFNRECSVMVGRNEDGEITAFPVSENIHHDEILHLSIVPARISSELQQKAQKIAVQIAQAINLRGILGVEMFVTDDGEIYINELAPRPHNSGHYSIEACNFSQFAIHNRAICNWPLPQVELLKPVVMVNVLGQHVNGVRQQIQKKADWHFHDYGKAEVRHNRKMGHVTILTDDIEATLAEIDNTGIWGA, encoded by the coding sequence ATGATCAAGCAAAAGAAAGTGGGCAGTATCTTGAATAAATTTATTCCACAAGGCTCAACGATTGGCATTATTGGTGGTGGCCAATTGGGACAGATGATGGCATTGGATGCCAAACAGACGGGGATGAAGGTTATTATTTTAGATCCGACACCAAATTGTCCAGCGGGGCAGGTTGCTGATGAACAAATTGTTGCTCCTTATGCCGATACTAAAGCGATTGAAAAGTTAGCTGATAAAGCGGATGTATTAACCTACGAATTTGAAAATGTTGATTTAAACGCTTTGGAAGATGTACAGGATCGCGTTTATCTTCCCCAGGGAACTAATTTACTTTACACGACCAAAAATCGTTTACGGGAAAAGAATTTCTTACGTCAGGCAGGGGTAAAAACAGCACCTTTCATGGCAGTGCATACTTCTGCTGAATTAAAGGATGCGGTAAAGAAAATCGGTTACCCAGCAGTTTTGAAAACTAGTGAAGGGGGATATGACGGACACGGTCAAGAAGTGTTACGTAATAAGGATGACCTCGATAAGTGTGCGCCTATTTTAGCCACTGGCGACTGTATCTTAGAGGGCTGGGTTCCTTTTAACCGCGAATGTTCAGTAATGGTCGGACGTAATGAAGATGGAGAAATAACGGCATTTCCGGTTTCAGAAAATATTCACCATGATGAAATTCTACATTTAAGCATTGTTCCAGCAAGGATCTCTTCTGAATTACAACAAAAGGCGCAAAAAATAGCGGTGCAGATTGCCCAAGCGATTAATTTGCGAGGAATTTTAGGGGTTGAAATGTTTGTAACAGATGATGGAGAGATCTATATTAATGAGCTTGCTCCCCGTCCCCACAATTCTGGTCATTATTCAATTGAAGCTTGTAACTTCTCCCAGTTCGCCATCCATAATCGAGCAATTTGTAACTGGCCACTCCCGCAAGTAGAGCTATTAAAGCCGGTGGTAATGGTAAATGTTTTGGGTCAGCATGTTAATGGAGTCCGACAACAGATTCAGAAAAAGGCAGATTGGCATTTTCATGATTATGGGAAAGCAGAAGTTCGTCATAACCGGAAAATGGGCCACGTTACAATCTTGACTGATGATATTGAAGCTACTTTAGCAGAAATTGACAATACAGGAATTTGGGGTGCATAA
- the alsS gene encoding acetolactate synthase AlsS — MEKKLHGADIVIDSLRKHGVNLVFGIPGAKIDRLFEGLDGQDSEDAPKLIVTRHEQNAAFMAQAYGRLTGKTGVAIATSGPGVGNLATGIMTANAEGDPMLAIGGQVQRKDLHRATHQSTLSTEIMAPITQYSAEIQDPNNISEIMANAFEASQDARKGAAFVSLPQDVDDAEVTEKPLPIYETPKMGPADPNDLQKLVELIKNSKMPVILVGQRGADEEITTALRKLLSDYSLPVVETYQAAGVVSRDLEQQSYFGRIGLFRNQVGDQLLQQSDLVIAVGYDPIEYEPRNWNKEGNLRIVNLDTLPAQIDNHYTPIMQLVGNIATSLTGLDKLLKGYEYPVAATEQLAKYKQELDQDKKIQVPTSNDASHPLAVVHAIQENVTDDMHVALDVGSHYIWMARHFRCYQPRHLLISNGMQTLGVGLPWAMVAAMLYPEHKSVAVCGDGGFLFSGAELATAVQHHLNVVTIVWNDGGHYDMVKFQEEMKYSQAAGVKFGNVDIVKYAESFGATGLRVNKPADLTKVLSQAFNIDGPVVVDVPVDYSNNKELAANLIDSQLG, encoded by the coding sequence ATGGAAAAGAAACTACATGGCGCCGATATTGTTATTGATAGTTTAAGAAAACACGGGGTTAATCTCGTCTTTGGTATTCCCGGAGCGAAGATTGATCGTTTGTTTGAAGGACTAGATGGTCAAGACAGTGAAGATGCACCTAAATTAATTGTTACCCGGCATGAGCAAAATGCGGCATTCATGGCCCAAGCTTATGGTCGCTTAACCGGAAAAACAGGGGTCGCAATCGCTACTTCTGGTCCAGGGGTTGGTAATTTAGCAACCGGAATCATGACCGCTAACGCAGAAGGAGATCCAATGTTAGCGATTGGGGGCCAAGTACAACGGAAGGACCTTCACCGTGCAACCCACCAAAGCACGCTTTCAACTGAAATTATGGCGCCAATTACGCAATATAGCGCTGAAATTCAAGACCCTAATAATATTTCAGAGATTATGGCCAATGCGTTTGAAGCAAGTCAAGATGCACGTAAGGGAGCAGCTTTCGTTAGTCTTCCACAAGACGTTGATGATGCTGAGGTAACTGAAAAGCCATTGCCAATTTATGAAACACCTAAGATGGGTCCTGCTGATCCAAATGACTTACAAAAATTAGTCGAACTAATTAAAAATAGTAAAATGCCGGTTATCTTAGTCGGTCAACGGGGCGCGGATGAAGAAATTACGACTGCTCTCCGCAAATTATTAAGTGATTATTCATTGCCTGTTGTTGAAACATATCAAGCGGCGGGAGTGGTATCACGTGACTTAGAACAACAGTCATACTTTGGACGGATTGGCCTTTTCCGCAATCAAGTTGGGGATCAACTCCTTCAACAAAGCGACCTTGTTATTGCGGTTGGTTATGATCCGATTGAATATGAACCACGAAACTGGAATAAGGAGGGGAATCTGCGAATTGTAAACCTTGATACCTTGCCAGCTCAAATTGATAACCACTATACGCCAATCATGCAACTGGTTGGTAATATTGCTACAAGCTTAACGGGGCTTGATAAGTTACTAAAAGGGTATGAGTATCCTGTTGCAGCCACTGAGCAACTCGCTAAGTATAAGCAAGAACTTGACCAAGATAAAAAGATTCAAGTACCAACAAGCAATGATGCCAGTCATCCGTTAGCGGTTGTGCATGCAATTCAAGAAAATGTTACTGATGATATGCACGTTGCGCTAGATGTGGGTTCCCACTATATCTGGATGGCACGACATTTCCGTTGCTACCAACCACGACACCTGTTAATCAGTAACGGGATGCAAACACTGGGCGTTGGCTTGCCATGGGCGATGGTTGCAGCGATGCTTTATCCCGAACATAAATCAGTGGCAGTTTGCGGGGATGGAGGCTTCCTCTTCTCTGGGGCGGAATTAGCGACAGCCGTTCAACACCATCTTAATGTTGTAACGATTGTATGGAATGATGGCGGTCATTACGACATGGTTAAGTTCCAGGAAGAGATGAAGTATTCACAAGCAGCTGGTGTTAAATTTGGAAATGTTGATATTGTTAAGTATGCTGAGAGTTTTGGTGCAACTGGACTGCGGGTAAATAAGCCAGCTGACCTTACTAAGGTACTCAGTCAAGCGTTTAATATTGACGGCCCAGTTGTGGTAGATGTGCCAGTTGATTACAGTAATAATAAAGAATTAGCTGCCAACTTGATTGATTCACAACTTGGCTAA
- the purC gene encoding phosphoribosylaminoimidazolesuccinocarboxamide synthase gives MEKLLYTGKAKQMWQTEDPAVLRVVYLDQATALNGKKKDHFTGKGKAANAISSLVFDYLMKQGIETHFIKKLSTNEDLVKKCEMFPLEFVTRNVIAGHFASRYGLSEGEELPSPVEETFYKSDELNDPFINESATIALEIASKEELAQMWGICRKVNNLLKPLFAKANLRLVDFKLEFGRLSDGKIILADEFSPDNCRLWDLTTKQHMDKDVYRRKLADLTQTYDGVLERLEAVMKEEA, from the coding sequence ATGGAGAAGTTATTGTATACCGGCAAGGCAAAGCAAATGTGGCAAACTGAGGATCCAGCGGTTTTACGAGTAGTTTATCTGGACCAAGCTACCGCCCTCAACGGAAAAAAGAAGGATCACTTTACTGGTAAGGGTAAGGCTGCCAATGCTATTTCTTCCCTCGTTTTTGATTACTTAATGAAGCAGGGAATTGAGACCCACTTTATTAAGAAACTATCAACTAACGAAGACCTTGTAAAAAAATGTGAGATGTTCCCGCTTGAATTTGTAACGCGGAATGTAATTGCTGGTCATTTTGCGAGTCGGTATGGACTTTCAGAAGGGGAAGAGCTTCCTTCACCAGTTGAGGAAACCTTCTATAAAAGCGATGAACTTAATGATCCCTTTATCAATGAATCCGCAACGATTGCTCTTGAGATTGCCAGCAAAGAGGAGCTTGCGCAAATGTGGGGGATCTGTCGGAAGGTCAATAACTTACTTAAACCATTATTTGCCAAAGCTAATTTACGGTTGGTTGACTTCAAACTCGAATTTGGCCGTTTAAGTGATGGCAAGATTATTCTTGCAGATGAATTTTCGCCAGATAACTGTCGGTTATGGGATCTGACAACTAAGCAACATATGGATAAAGACGTATATCGACGCAAACTTGCTGATTTAACCCAAACATATGATGGGGTATTGGAACGGTTAGAAGCAGTGATGAAGGAGGAAGCATAA
- the purE gene encoding 5-(carboxyamino)imidazole ribonucleotide mutase, which produces MSDISVVMGSKSDWPTVKETCDILDEFGVSYEKNVISAHRMPNEMFAFAQNAVDNGVKVIIACAGGAAHLPGMIAANTPLPVIGIPGQTKALGGMDSLLSIVQMPAGIPVATTAIGKAGAKNAALLALQILGITDKHIQQQIIEYRQAMHDQAKESGQYLE; this is translated from the coding sequence ATGAGTGATATTAGTGTCGTGATGGGCAGTAAATCAGACTGGCCAACTGTTAAAGAAACTTGTGATATTTTAGATGAATTTGGTGTTTCATATGAAAAGAATGTGATTTCTGCTCATCGGATGCCAAATGAAATGTTCGCGTTTGCGCAAAATGCGGTTGATAATGGGGTTAAAGTAATTATTGCATGTGCTGGGGGAGCAGCTCATCTTCCCGGAATGATTGCGGCAAATACCCCCCTGCCAGTAATTGGGATCCCAGGACAGACAAAAGCTCTTGGTGGCATGGACTCGCTTTTATCAATTGTTCAAATGCCAGCGGGAATTCCGGTGGCAACCACTGCGATTGGAAAAGCAGGCGCTAAAAATGCAGCGTTATTAGCATTGCAAATTCTGGGGATCACAGATAAGCATATCCAACAACAAATCATCGAATATCGACAGGCGATGCATGATCAAGCAAAAGAAAGTGGGCAGTATCTTGAATAA
- the purS gene encoding phosphoribosylformylglycinamidine synthase subunit PurS translates to MVNVRIFVTYKQSVFDPQGETIKDAIHSLGHDEVTAVKVGKFFDVTLDTNEDEVATAVKEIDDQLLVNFNMETYTYQVMEEA, encoded by the coding sequence ATGGTCAATGTTCGGATTTTCGTAACATATAAGCAATCAGTCTTTGATCCGCAGGGAGAAACAATTAAGGATGCGATCCATTCTCTAGGTCATGATGAAGTAACTGCCGTTAAAGTTGGGAAATTCTTTGACGTTACCTTAGACACAAATGAGGATGAGGTAGCAACGGCAGTAAAAGAAATTGACGATCAGCTCCTTGTTAATTTCAATATGGAAACTTATACATACCAAGTTATGGAGGAAGCCTAG
- the budA gene encoding acetolactate decarboxylase, translating to MTTLYEHGTLAALMAGNFDGTITVGDLLKHGSMGIGTFTGLDGEVVILNNEVYQAVSNGQVNHITDMDATMPFASVHFPAEQQDITLRNVNFAKLNNDFVKEHKLANVFAFLQLSGEFEHVKIRIAPKQEKPYPTLLDVAQHQSEFTAENISGTIIGYYAPEIFGTITAEGWHLHFISDDRQFAGHLLAFDAPELTGSFEIFDNLEQHLPIHNQEFRESTVDMATLRDGIAKSEGNAE from the coding sequence ATGACAACATTATATGAACACGGAACGTTAGCTGCTTTGATGGCAGGAAATTTTGATGGCACAATTACTGTCGGTGATTTACTAAAACATGGTTCGATGGGAATCGGGACTTTTACTGGCTTAGACGGTGAGGTTGTTATCCTGAATAACGAAGTGTACCAAGCGGTTTCAAATGGTCAGGTCAACCACATTACAGATATGGATGCTACAATGCCATTCGCCTCAGTCCATTTTCCCGCTGAACAACAGGATATAACATTAAGAAATGTAAACTTTGCTAAACTTAATAATGATTTTGTTAAAGAACATAAGCTTGCTAATGTTTTTGCATTCTTACAATTAAGCGGTGAGTTTGAGCACGTTAAAATTCGAATTGCTCCGAAACAGGAAAAACCATACCCGACTTTACTCGATGTCGCGCAACATCAATCCGAGTTTACGGCTGAAAATATTTCCGGAACCATTATCGGTTATTATGCACCAGAAATTTTTGGCACGATTACGGCAGAAGGCTGGCATCTTCATTTTATTAGCGATGATCGGCAATTTGCTGGGCACCTCCTGGCATTTGATGCTCCAGAATTAACAGGTAGCTTTGAAATTTTTGATAACCTGGAACAACATCTGCCGATTCATAATCAAGAATTTCGGGAGAGTACAGTTGATATGGCAACTTTACGTGATGGAATTGCTAAATCGGAAGGTAATGCTGAATAG
- the purQ gene encoding phosphoribosylformylglycinamidine synthase subunit PurQ — translation MKIAVVVFPGSNCDVDLYEALHSVCHADVEYVSHRQKSLAGFDAVMLPGGFSYGDYLRAGAIARFTNIMPAIIKMANEGKPVFGTCNGFQILTEAGLLPGGLKRNDSQRFVCKTVPLEVVNSHTLFTSHYQDHERIALPIAHADGSYYADEKTLDELEANNQVVFRYATENPNGSLHNIAGITNKHGNVLGMMPHPERAVETILGSTDGLRLFESLLENGRIKVEA, via the coding sequence ATGAAAATTGCGGTGGTTGTTTTTCCGGGATCCAATTGCGATGTGGATTTATATGAAGCCCTTCATTCCGTTTGCCATGCAGATGTGGAGTATGTTTCTCACCGGCAAAAAAGTTTAGCTGGTTTTGATGCTGTGATGTTACCAGGAGGATTTTCCTATGGTGATTATCTACGAGCTGGCGCAATTGCTCGGTTTACCAATATCATGCCTGCAATAATCAAAATGGCAAATGAGGGAAAACCAGTCTTTGGAACGTGTAACGGATTTCAAATTTTGACAGAAGCAGGTCTTTTGCCAGGTGGACTCAAACGCAATGATAGCCAACGCTTTGTTTGTAAAACTGTTCCTTTAGAAGTAGTGAACTCGCACACTCTTTTTACTAGTCATTATCAGGATCACGAACGAATCGCATTACCAATTGCGCATGCCGATGGTAGTTATTATGCGGATGAAAAAACACTAGATGAACTTGAAGCAAATAATCAGGTTGTCTTTCGTTACGCGACTGAAAATCCAAATGGCAGTTTGCATAACATTGCTGGAATTACCAATAAGCACGGAAATGTCTTAGGCATGATGCCCCATCCTGAACGGGCAGTAGAAACTATTCTTGGTAGTACGGATGGCTTACGGTTATTTGAATCCTTGTTAGAAAACGGCAGAATTAAAGTGGAGGCATAG